Proteins encoded in a region of the Streptomyces akebiae genome:
- a CDS encoding phosphodiester glycosidase family protein produces the protein MTRRAQRFRTVLTVLSAWSVLAGAALVGAAPASGAPRAVVVAPGVEYSQFDIQAARGPAHAHVLSVDLSNPQVGVGLLYPGKVASRATVSRLAGAAGAVAGVNGDFFNVTETQHPGVAATGAPVGPAIADGHALKAAVPKGQRFGPALPPGTGTTDVLGVTTDGTARLDSIALDGSVTTAAGDLPLRGLNQYALPVGSVGAFTSDWGSVSRMRAVCGTDTDRAAPCSTDTHEVLVEDGRVVGTAGTPGSGAIAAGATVLVGREAGAQQLRKLAPGDTVEVRHLLVSSTGSPYAFALGGYPVLRGGRPLPGLDATTSAVRTAAGVADGGRRLLLLALDGAAAYRTGLTIAEVADTMRGLGSVDAFSLDGGGSSTLVARAPGASAVTVRNHPSDGAERAVPNGIGVFTKA, from the coding sequence GTGACACGTCGTGCTCAACGGTTCAGAACGGTACTGACGGTTCTCTCGGCGTGGAGTGTGCTGGCCGGCGCGGCCCTCGTGGGGGCGGCACCGGCCAGTGGCGCGCCCAGGGCCGTCGTCGTCGCACCGGGCGTGGAGTACAGCCAGTTCGACATCCAGGCGGCCAGGGGCCCGGCGCACGCCCATGTGCTGAGCGTCGACCTGAGCAACCCCCAGGTGGGCGTCGGGCTGCTGTACCCGGGCAAGGTGGCCTCGCGCGCGACCGTGTCCCGGCTGGCCGGCGCGGCGGGAGCCGTGGCCGGGGTCAACGGCGACTTCTTCAACGTCACCGAGACCCAGCATCCCGGCGTCGCTGCAACCGGGGCGCCGGTCGGCCCGGCGATCGCCGACGGGCACGCGCTCAAGGCCGCCGTACCGAAGGGCCAGCGCTTCGGCCCGGCGCTGCCGCCGGGCACCGGCACCACGGACGTGCTGGGTGTCACCACCGACGGGACGGCCCGTCTCGACAGCATCGCCCTCGACGGTTCCGTCACCACCGCCGCGGGCGATCTTCCGCTGCGCGGCCTCAACCAGTACGCCCTGCCGGTCGGTTCCGTGGGGGCGTTCACCTCGGACTGGGGCAGCGTCTCCCGGATGCGCGCGGTCTGCGGCACGGACACCGACCGGGCCGCCCCGTGCAGCACCGACACGCACGAGGTGCTGGTCGAGGACGGCCGCGTGGTCGGTACGGCGGGCACGCCCGGCAGCGGTGCGATCGCGGCCGGCGCGACCGTTCTGGTCGGCCGTGAGGCGGGCGCCCAGCAACTGCGCAAGCTCGCCCCCGGTGACACGGTGGAGGTACGGCACCTCCTCGTCTCCTCGACCGGCTCCCCGTACGCGTTCGCACTCGGCGGCTACCCGGTCCTGCGGGGCGGCCGACCGCTGCCCGGCCTCGACGCCACGACCTCGGCGGTCCGCACGGCCGCGGGCGTCGCCGACGGCGGCCGACGCCTGCTGCTCCTCGCTCTGGACGGCGCCGCGGCCTACCGCACCGGGCTGACCATCGCCGAAGTGGCCGACACCATGCGTGGCCTGGGCTCGGTCGACGCGTTCAGCCTGGACGGCGGCGGCTCCTCCACGCTCGTGGCCCGCGCCCCGGGGGCGAGCGCGGTCACCGTCCGCAACCACCCGAGCGACGGCGCCGAGCGCGCCGTGCCGAACGGCATCGGCGTGTTCACCAAGGCGTGA
- a CDS encoding DUF779 domain-containing protein: MDVVPRVQLTPAAADLVRRLRAAHGPLMFHQSGGCCDGSAPMCYPDGEFRTGNADVLLAELTVDGVDEAVGFWMSRSQYEVWSHTRLIVDVVPGRGSGFSLEAPEGVRFLIRSRVVEAEPPPGR; encoded by the coding sequence ATGGATGTCGTCCCGCGCGTACAGCTGACCCCCGCGGCCGCCGATCTCGTCCGGCGGCTGCGGGCGGCACACGGCCCGTTGATGTTCCACCAGTCGGGCGGCTGCTGCGACGGCAGCGCCCCCATGTGCTACCCCGACGGCGAGTTCCGTACGGGGAACGCGGACGTCCTCCTCGCCGAACTGACCGTCGACGGGGTCGACGAGGCGGTGGGGTTCTGGATGTCCCGCAGCCAGTACGAGGTCTGGAGCCACACCCGGCTCATCGTGGACGTCGTGCCGGGCCGGGGCAGCGGGTTCTCCCTGGAAGCACCCGAAGGGGTGCGTTTTCTCATCCGTTCTCGCGTCGTCGAGGCGGAGCCGCCGCCCGGCCGGTAG
- a CDS encoding alginate lyase family protein: MTAQISRRSTLKIAGIAAGAAGLGVGTGLAATPASAAGAAFAHPGLLHTSADLARMAAKVKAGARPHTAGFAKLTANPHSQSSWTPRPVATVYRGGGSPQNYAQLYKDVHAAYQNALRHHITGERAHADTAVRILNAWSGTLTSVQGSADRFLAAGLYGYQFANAAELVRDHDDFELDRFKTMLSEVFAPLSDDFLVRHNGAVITNYWPNWDLANMACVLATGIFCDDKAQVARAVDYFKNGEGLGAVRKAIPVVHDDGLAEWLEAGRDQGHALLGVGLMGTFCEMAWNQGVDLYGYDDNRFLKGAQYVAKWAMGGKVAYTANTRAKGAVNGWSGRETASDAAGVDPNMTRPIWAMIANHYTKRRGLDASYLTRMAAKAAPEGGGGDYGPDSGGYDQLGFGTLAFTRDRATAAEADAAPTASGSDTGSAADTGSAAGAGSGKKDARDTSSSSSASAQGDRGEDLAATGTSDLPAWTAAGGIAALTGGLLLLRRRTRSGGGDAPQG, encoded by the coding sequence GTGACTGCACAGATCAGCCGCCGGAGCACGCTGAAGATCGCCGGTATCGCCGCGGGTGCGGCGGGCCTGGGAGTCGGCACGGGCCTGGCGGCGACGCCCGCCTCCGCGGCGGGCGCCGCCTTCGCGCACCCCGGTCTGCTCCACACATCGGCCGACCTCGCCCGGATGGCGGCCAAGGTGAAGGCCGGTGCCCGGCCCCACACCGCGGGTTTCGCGAAGCTGACCGCCAACCCGCACTCCCAGAGCTCCTGGACCCCCCGCCCCGTCGCCACGGTCTACCGGGGCGGCGGGTCCCCGCAGAACTACGCCCAGTTGTACAAGGACGTCCACGCCGCCTACCAGAACGCCCTGCGCCATCACATCACCGGCGAGAGGGCGCACGCCGACACCGCCGTGCGGATCCTCAACGCCTGGTCGGGGACGCTGACCAGCGTGCAGGGCAGCGCCGACCGGTTCCTCGCGGCGGGCCTGTACGGCTACCAGTTCGCCAACGCCGCCGAACTCGTCCGCGACCACGACGACTTCGAGCTGGACCGCTTCAAGACGATGCTGAGCGAGGTCTTCGCCCCGCTCAGCGACGACTTCCTGGTCCGCCACAACGGCGCCGTGATCACCAACTACTGGCCCAACTGGGACCTCGCCAACATGGCCTGCGTCCTGGCCACCGGCATCTTCTGCGACGACAAGGCCCAAGTGGCCCGCGCCGTCGACTACTTCAAGAACGGCGAAGGCCTCGGCGCGGTCAGGAAGGCCATCCCCGTCGTCCACGACGACGGCCTCGCCGAGTGGCTGGAGGCGGGCCGCGACCAGGGCCACGCACTGCTGGGCGTCGGCCTGATGGGCACCTTCTGCGAGATGGCCTGGAACCAGGGCGTCGACCTGTACGGCTACGACGACAACCGCTTCCTCAAGGGCGCCCAGTACGTGGCCAAGTGGGCCATGGGAGGCAAGGTCGCCTATACCGCCAACACCCGGGCGAAGGGCGCGGTCAACGGCTGGTCGGGCAGGGAGACGGCGTCCGACGCGGCCGGTGTCGACCCGAACATGACGCGCCCCATCTGGGCCATGATCGCCAACCACTACACCAAGCGCCGGGGCCTCGACGCCTCCTACCTCACCCGCATGGCGGCCAAGGCGGCGCCCGAGGGCGGTGGCGGCGACTACGGCCCCGACAGCGGCGGCTACGACCAGCTGGGCTTCGGGACACTGGCGTTCACCCGCGACAGGGCGACCGCGGCCGAGGCGGACGCGGCACCGACCGCGTCGGGCTCGGACACCGGTTCCGCCGCCGACACCGGTTCCGCCGCGGGCGCCGGCTCGGGCAAGAAGGACGCCCGGGACACCTCCTCGTCCTCCTCCGCGAGCGCCCAGGGCGACCGGGGCGAGGACCTGGCCGCGACCGGCACCTCCGACCTCCCGGCCTGGACCGCCGCCGGCGGAATCGCGGCCCTCACGGGCGGCCTGCTCCTGCTGCGCCGCCGCACCCGCTCGGGCGGCGGCGACGCGCCGCAGGGCTGA
- a CDS encoding pectinesterase family protein — protein MSDNHGKARHRRRKTALVAGVPLTLAAAGTLAYGAVLGVFGEAAQPRAAAAGAAWATETADGFASVNALGQNGTYGGRGGKTVTVRTLADLEKYATAPEPYVIVVAATIDMNPVGKEIKVASDKTIVGSGTSGHIVGGGFFLGSGVHNVIIRNLTIRDSYQGTWNDKDHDFDAVQMDGAHHVWIDHNDLRHMADGLIDSRKDTTYVTVSWNKLSQNNKTFGIGWTTNTTADLTIHHNWLRETEQRNPSTDNVAHAHLYNNFLEDVSGTDIASSYGNYARGNTKMVLENSYFQGLKNPVTKDSTAALVQRGNIFSGTSGRNESGGTAFDPKTYYSYTLDKAADVPALLKSGAGPRGSIGTTATAATPKAAAATTLTVAKDGSGQFTTVQKAVDAVPAGNTARVVISVAPGTYREVVKVPSNKPHVTIQGSGGSRKDTTIVYGNAAGMQKPDGSGTYGTPGSATVSIQSDDSQVRNLTVTNDFDEAANQSLNGHQAVALLTQADRIVLDGVIVNGDQDTLELETAAKDKLGRVYVTNSYITGNVDFVFGRATVVVDKSVITLKKRWNGTSAGYITAPSTPANRKGILINRSTVNGDVAAASFFLGRNWHPGGDTTVDPQTTVRNSTLSAAIKSTPWSDMGGFSWKDDRFAEYKNTGAGSGSASGDRPQLTDAQAADQEVADWLGGWTPGA, from the coding sequence GTGAGCGACAACCACGGCAAGGCCCGCCACCGCAGAAGGAAGACGGCCCTCGTGGCCGGTGTCCCCCTGACCCTGGCCGCCGCCGGGACCCTGGCCTACGGCGCGGTCCTCGGCGTCTTCGGCGAGGCCGCGCAGCCCCGCGCGGCGGCGGCCGGCGCCGCCTGGGCCACGGAGACCGCCGACGGCTTCGCCTCGGTGAACGCGCTGGGCCAGAACGGGACCTACGGCGGCCGGGGCGGAAAGACGGTCACCGTGCGGACCCTGGCCGACCTGGAGAAGTACGCGACCGCTCCCGAGCCCTACGTCATCGTCGTGGCGGCGACGATCGACATGAACCCGGTGGGCAAGGAGATCAAGGTCGCCTCCGACAAGACGATCGTCGGCTCGGGCACCTCGGGCCACATCGTGGGTGGCGGCTTCTTCCTCGGCTCCGGCGTCCACAACGTCATCATCCGCAACCTGACGATCCGGGACTCCTACCAGGGCACCTGGAACGACAAGGACCACGACTTCGACGCCGTCCAGATGGACGGCGCCCACCACGTCTGGATCGACCACAACGACCTGCGGCACATGGCGGACGGTCTGATCGACAGCCGCAAGGACACCACCTACGTCACCGTCTCCTGGAACAAGCTGAGCCAGAACAACAAGACCTTCGGCATCGGCTGGACCACCAACACCACCGCCGACCTGACGATCCACCACAACTGGCTCCGCGAGACCGAGCAGCGCAATCCGTCCACCGACAACGTGGCGCACGCACACCTGTACAACAACTTCCTGGAGGACGTCTCCGGTACGGACATCGCCTCCTCGTACGGCAACTACGCGCGCGGCAACACGAAGATGGTTCTGGAGAACAGCTACTTCCAGGGCCTGAAGAACCCCGTCACCAAGGACTCCACGGCCGCCCTGGTCCAACGCGGCAACATCTTCTCCGGCACCTCGGGCCGCAACGAGAGCGGCGGCACGGCCTTCGACCCGAAGACGTACTACAGCTACACCCTCGACAAGGCCGCCGACGTGCCCGCGCTCCTGAAGTCCGGTGCGGGCCCGCGCGGTTCCATCGGCACGACCGCGACGGCGGCGACGCCCAAGGCCGCCGCCGCGACCACGCTCACCGTCGCCAAGGACGGCAGCGGCCAGTTCACCACCGTGCAGAAGGCCGTCGACGCGGTGCCCGCGGGCAACACCGCGCGGGTGGTGATCTCGGTCGCGCCGGGCACGTACCGCGAGGTCGTCAAGGTCCCGTCCAACAAGCCGCACGTGACCATCCAGGGCTCGGGCGGCAGCCGCAAGGACACCACGATCGTGTACGGCAACGCCGCGGGCATGCAGAAGCCGGACGGTTCGGGCACCTACGGCACACCCGGCAGCGCCACCGTGTCCATCCAGTCCGACGACTCCCAGGTCCGCAACCTGACCGTCACCAACGACTTCGACGAGGCCGCGAACCAGTCCCTGAACGGCCACCAGGCCGTCGCGCTCCTCACCCAGGCCGACCGGATCGTCCTCGACGGCGTCATCGTCAACGGTGACCAGGACACCCTGGAACTGGAGACCGCCGCCAAGGACAAGCTCGGCCGCGTCTACGTCACCAACTCCTACATCACGGGCAACGTCGACTTCGTCTTCGGCCGGGCCACCGTGGTCGTCGACAAGTCGGTCATCACCCTGAAGAAGCGCTGGAACGGCACCTCCGCCGGGTACATCACCGCGCCCAGCACGCCCGCGAACCGCAAGGGCATCCTGATCAACCGCTCCACCGTCAACGGCGACGTGGCCGCCGCGAGCTTCTTCCTCGGCCGCAACTGGCACCCCGGCGGCGACACGACCGTCGACCCGCAGACCACGGTCCGCAACTCCACCCTCAGCGCCGCGATCAAGTCGACGCCCTGGTCCGACATGGGCGGCTTCTCCTGGAAGGACGACCGCTTCGCCGAGTACAAGAACACCGGCGCGGGCTCCGGCAGCGCGAGCGGTGACCGCCCGCAGCTGACGGACGCCCAGGCCGCCGACCAGGAGGTCGCGGACTGGCTGGGCGGGTGGACCCCGGGCGCCTGA
- a CDS encoding substrate-binding domain-containing protein: protein MNPPPASRRIFTTFRATALAAALCLTVAGCSVFGGSDADSDTGTSGSSGGMKIALITHSAEGDAFWDLVRKGAEVAAAKDGVELTFVNDPDPAGQAKLVRDAIADKVDGIAVTLAKPQAMRGAVAEARTAGIPVVGLNSGIDAWQAQGLLAFYGQDESVAGRALGNELDARAAKHALCVIHERGNVAMEARCAGVRKTFGGQTENLYVDGTDMDSVSDSIAARLRQDATIDEVVTLGAQFALAAVDSVDDAGSKAQVATFDLNKDLVEAVKDGDVQFAVDQQPYLQGYLAVDGLWLYRTNGNISGGGVEPVLTGPAFVTKKNIAGVAAFAANGTR from the coding sequence ATGAACCCACCCCCCGCCTCCCGAAGGATCTTCACGACGTTCCGTGCCACGGCGCTCGCCGCGGCCCTCTGCCTGACCGTCGCCGGCTGCTCGGTGTTCGGCGGATCGGATGCCGATTCGGACACGGGCACGTCGGGATCCTCGGGCGGGATGAAGATCGCACTGATCACGCACAGCGCCGAGGGGGACGCCTTCTGGGACCTGGTCCGCAAAGGCGCGGAGGTCGCGGCGGCGAAGGACGGTGTCGAGCTGACCTTCGTCAACGACCCCGACCCCGCGGGGCAGGCGAAGCTGGTGCGCGACGCGATCGCCGACAAGGTCGACGGCATCGCGGTGACCCTCGCCAAGCCCCAGGCGATGCGCGGCGCGGTCGCCGAGGCCCGCACCGCCGGTATACCCGTGGTGGGCCTCAACTCCGGTATCGACGCCTGGCAGGCACAGGGCCTGCTCGCCTTCTACGGCCAGGACGAGAGCGTCGCCGGCCGGGCCCTCGGCAACGAACTCGACGCCCGCGCCGCCAAGCACGCCCTGTGCGTCATCCACGAACGGGGCAACGTCGCCATGGAGGCCCGTTGCGCCGGTGTGCGCAAGACCTTCGGCGGGCAGACCGAGAACCTCTATGTCGACGGCACCGACATGGACTCGGTGAGCGACTCCATCGCCGCGAGGCTCCGCCAGGACGCCACCATCGACGAGGTCGTGACCCTCGGCGCCCAGTTCGCGCTCGCCGCCGTGGACTCCGTGGACGACGCCGGCAGCAAGGCCCAGGTCGCCACGTTCGACCTCAACAAGGACCTGGTGGAGGCGGTGAAGGACGGTGACGTCCAGTTCGCGGTGGACCAGCAGCCCTACCTCCAGGGGTATCTCGCGGTCGACGGTCTCTGGCTCTACCGGACCAACGGCAACATCAGTGGCGGCGGCGTCGAGCCCGTGCTCACCGGTCCGGCGTTCGTCACCAAGAAGAACATCGCCGGAGTCGCCGCGTTCGCGGCGAACGGGACCCGTTGA
- a CDS encoding sensor histidine kinase, producing the protein MPSRTGARRRLGSIRLSLILLALIPSVTLAATWGVTTTQMFSEGLRLRSQTGLSKSTGAMGTEATLALQRERALSAAYMAAPGSSMDLLEQQRRVTDKAVAKLAARAGAIEDAPDRIGDRLYSVMAGSGSLEYYRDQVDSPTDITPEQILDQYTEIIDSQIHAFQALSQVDDGDLTAQAGPLITLEQAAELVSQGDAILTLNWPSGELDEASRNRFAQVVSARRWLVDDQLIHTVEGEVKAKIERIVQGKDWQTLQAVEDQVLSAHTTGTGESRRTKLPQAQARWNAAMTKLSVQYEQLIREQTTGLLDRSGEEARGLLITAGSLSAGGLAALLVCVVMSWRITRSLSRRLTGLRTATLSLAEHRLPDVVARLDRGEKIDMDEAAAPLDYGTDELGQVAKAFNAAQRTAVHTAVELADTRRGFQRVILGIARQSQNLVNLQLAKLDKLERQHQDPEILKGLYELDSTASQLRRYEENLVIISGERPGRSWTEPVALIDILRSAVGEVAQYQRVEVHTDDEVWIAPPAVADVIHLLAELIDNATSYSPAPSPVSVRAATVAKGLALEVEDRGLGMSEEDYTAFNAQLAVPPQFDVVALADDLRLGMFVIARLATRHGITVTLRPSPYGGTTAIVLIPDEIVVRESPVPDEDGTDPVELPSRTSAVAARVAAAAAAEPQPEAVRQDPDSATADRTPEERSAAHARAADTVEDANGTRPAPAEKPRAEKPRAEKPRAEKPRAGKKGGLMPLPRRIPQTSLAAELKEEAEPCPDGDADDFTAERAASSLAGFQRGTLQARDDDAEPDHAPGEETASEDPGDRVPASGT; encoded by the coding sequence ATGCCCTCACGGACCGGCGCCCGGCGCCGTCTCGGCTCCATACGTCTCTCGCTGATCCTCCTGGCTCTGATCCCCAGCGTCACGCTGGCCGCGACCTGGGGTGTGACGACGACCCAGATGTTCTCGGAGGGGCTGCGGCTGCGGTCGCAGACAGGACTGAGCAAGTCCACCGGCGCCATGGGAACCGAGGCGACTCTCGCCCTGCAGCGCGAACGGGCCCTGTCGGCCGCCTACATGGCCGCCCCCGGCAGCTCCATGGACCTCCTGGAGCAGCAGCGCCGGGTGACCGACAAGGCCGTCGCGAAGCTCGCCGCACGCGCGGGCGCCATCGAGGACGCCCCCGACCGCATCGGTGACCGGCTGTACTCGGTGATGGCCGGCTCGGGCAGCCTGGAGTACTACCGGGACCAGGTGGACAGCCCCACCGACATCACCCCCGAGCAGATCCTCGACCAGTACACCGAGATCATCGACAGTCAGATCCATGCCTTCCAGGCGCTCTCCCAGGTCGACGACGGCGACCTCACCGCGCAGGCCGGCCCGCTCATCACCCTCGAACAGGCCGCGGAACTGGTCTCCCAGGGCGACGCGATCCTCACTCTCAACTGGCCCTCGGGCGAACTCGACGAGGCGAGTCGCAACCGCTTCGCCCAAGTGGTGAGCGCCCGGCGCTGGCTCGTGGACGACCAGCTCATCCACACCGTGGAGGGCGAGGTGAAGGCCAAGATCGAACGGATCGTCCAGGGCAAGGACTGGCAGACGTTGCAGGCCGTGGAGGACCAGGTCCTCTCGGCCCACACCACGGGCACCGGAGAGTCTCGCAGGACCAAGCTGCCGCAGGCCCAGGCGCGCTGGAACGCCGCGATGACGAAGCTGTCCGTCCAGTACGAGCAGTTGATCCGTGAGCAGACCACGGGCCTGCTGGACCGCAGTGGCGAGGAGGCGCGCGGGCTGCTGATCACGGCCGGTTCGCTGAGCGCCGGCGGGCTCGCCGCGCTGCTGGTGTGCGTCGTGATGTCCTGGCGCATCACCCGCTCCCTGTCCCGGCGCCTCACCGGCCTGCGCACGGCCACCCTCAGCCTCGCCGAGCACCGGCTGCCCGACGTCGTCGCCCGCCTCGACCGTGGCGAGAAGATCGACATGGACGAGGCCGCGGCGCCGCTGGACTACGGCACCGACGAACTCGGCCAGGTCGCCAAGGCGTTCAACGCCGCCCAGCGCACCGCCGTGCACACCGCCGTGGAACTCGCCGACACCCGGCGCGGTTTCCAGCGCGTCATCCTCGGCATCGCCCGGCAGAGCCAGAACCTCGTCAACCTCCAGCTCGCCAAACTCGACAAGCTGGAGCGCCAGCACCAGGACCCGGAGATCCTCAAGGGTCTGTACGAACTGGACTCCACCGCGAGCCAGTTGCGCCGCTACGAGGAGAACCTGGTCATCATCAGCGGCGAGCGGCCCGGCCGCAGCTGGACCGAACCGGTCGCGCTGATCGACATCCTGCGCAGCGCCGTCGGCGAGGTCGCCCAGTACCAGCGGGTGGAGGTGCACACCGACGACGAGGTGTGGATCGCCCCGCCCGCCGTGGCCGACGTCATCCACCTCCTCGCCGAACTCATCGACAACGCCACCTCCTACTCGCCCGCGCCCAGCCCGGTGAGCGTTCGCGCCGCGACCGTCGCCAAGGGTCTCGCCCTCGAAGTGGAGGACCGGGGGCTCGGCATGTCCGAGGAGGACTACACCGCCTTCAACGCCCAGCTGGCGGTGCCCCCGCAGTTCGACGTGGTCGCGCTCGCCGACGACCTCCGTCTCGGCATGTTCGTCATCGCCCGGCTCGCCACCCGGCACGGCATCACCGTCACCCTGCGCCCCTCGCCGTACGGCGGCACCACCGCGATCGTGCTGATCCCGGACGAGATCGTGGTGCGGGAGTCCCCCGTCCCCGACGAGGACGGCACCGACCCGGTCGAACTCCCGTCCCGTACCTCGGCGGTGGCCGCCCGGGTCGCCGCCGCCGCGGCCGCGGAGCCGCAGCCCGAGGCCGTACGGCAGGACCCGGACAGCGCGACGGCGGACCGTACGCCGGAGGAACGGTCCGCCGCGCACGCGCGGGCCGCCGACACCGTCGAGGACGCGAACGGCACCCGGCCGGCCCCCGCCGAGAAGCCCAGAGCCGAGAAGCCCAGAGCCGAAAAGCCCCGAGCCGAAAAGCCGCGAGCCGGGAAGAAGGGCGGCCTGATGCCGTTGCCCCGCCGGATCCCGCAGACCAGTCTGGCGGCGGAGCTGAAGGAGGAGGCGGAGCCCTGCCCGGACGGCGACGCCGACGACTTCACCGCCGAGCGGGCCGCCTCCTCGCTCGCCGGGTTCCAGCGCGGAACGCTCCAGGCACGTGACGACGACGCGGAACCCGATCACGCACCAGGGGAGGAAACCGCATCCGAAGACCCAGGAGACCGAGTCCCCGCCTCCGGCACCTGA
- a CDS encoding roadblock/LC7 domain-containing protein: MTRPIPATHSQLDQLLTGLVDRVAEVDHAVVLSEDGLVVSKSTAFLRDDAERLAATASGLMSLSKGVSMDFRGGPVRQLLIEMGNAFLILTNAGPGANLAVLTRQGADVGVVAYQMNMLVKKIGEHLSAAPRAGVVAADSGE, from the coding sequence ATGACACGCCCCATCCCCGCCACCCACAGCCAGCTCGACCAGCTGCTCACCGGTTTGGTGGACCGGGTCGCCGAGGTCGACCACGCCGTCGTGCTCTCCGAGGACGGACTGGTCGTCAGCAAGTCCACCGCGTTCCTGCGCGACGACGCCGAGCGGCTGGCGGCGACCGCGTCCGGCCTGATGAGCCTCAGCAAGGGCGTCAGCATGGACTTCCGCGGCGGGCCCGTCCGCCAGCTCCTCATCGAGATGGGCAACGCCTTCCTGATCCTCACCAACGCCGGACCCGGCGCCAACCTCGCCGTGCTGACCCGGCAGGGCGCCGACGTCGGCGTGGTCGCGTACCAGATGAACATGCTGGTGAAGAAGATCGGCGAGCACCTCAGCGCGGCACCGCGCGCCGGTGTCGTCGCGGCCGACAGCGGCGAGTGA
- a CDS encoding DUF742 domain-containing protein produces the protein MNGGDAAGRLVRPFTLTGGRTRPARGDFTLITMVTAVDPQPAGGTRPQPEQARIVKLCAKPIVVAELASKLDLPVSVVAIMLCDLLEAGRISVRQPRLIARAPDLDLLKKVRDGLGRL, from the coding sequence GTGAACGGAGGCGACGCGGCGGGCCGGCTGGTTCGCCCGTTCACCCTGACGGGCGGCCGGACCCGGCCCGCCCGTGGCGACTTCACCCTCATCACCATGGTGACGGCCGTGGACCCGCAGCCGGCCGGGGGCACCCGGCCGCAGCCGGAGCAAGCACGGATCGTCAAGCTGTGCGCGAAGCCGATCGTGGTGGCGGAGCTGGCCAGCAAGCTCGACCTTCCTGTCAGCGTGGTCGCCATCATGCTCTGCGACCTGCTGGAGGCCGGCCGGATCAGCGTCCGCCAGCCACGCCTGATCGCCCGCGCCCCCGACCTGGACCTGCTGAAGAAAGTGAGGGACGGCCTTGGCCGGCTCTGA
- a CDS encoding GTP-binding protein gives MAGSDHTAQGISAPDTVKILIAGGFGVGKTTMVGSVSEIVPLRTEEPLTTAGLGVDDLDGIPEKHATTVALDFGRISIGQDLVLYLFGTPGQQRFWFMWNDLAIGALGAVVLIDVRRPESSFAAIDFFERRKIPFVVGVNGFHGEHPYEPDVIRESLALPENTPVLLFDARERTSCRDVLIALLDQLIAASTH, from the coding sequence TTGGCCGGCTCTGACCACACCGCACAGGGCATCTCGGCACCCGACACGGTGAAGATCCTCATCGCCGGCGGGTTCGGCGTCGGAAAGACGACCATGGTCGGGTCGGTCAGCGAGATCGTCCCGCTGCGCACGGAGGAACCCCTCACCACCGCCGGGCTCGGGGTCGACGACCTCGACGGCATCCCCGAGAAGCACGCCACCACGGTGGCCCTCGACTTCGGCCGGATCAGCATCGGCCAGGACCTCGTGCTCTATCTGTTCGGTACGCCCGGACAGCAGCGGTTCTGGTTCATGTGGAACGACCTCGCGATCGGCGCCCTCGGCGCCGTCGTCCTCATCGACGTACGCCGCCCCGAGTCCAGCTTCGCCGCCATCGACTTCTTCGAACGCCGCAAGATCCCCTTCGTCGTCGGCGTCAACGGCTTCCACGGCGAACACCCCTACGAGCCCGATGTGATCCGGGAGTCCCTGGCCCTCCCCGAGAACACCCCGGTGCTGCTTTTCGACGCCCGCGAACGCACGTCGTGCCGCGACGTCCTGATCGCCCTCCTGGATCAGCTGATCGCGGCGTCGACGCACTGA
- a CDS encoding TetR/AcrR family transcriptional regulator: MARLPSAERRRQLTEAAIRAMTRDGVPRTTTRSIAAEAGVSLSVFHYCFESKQELLESVITTITGHYVTLVREALRPRDTLRETVRAGFQAYWDHVSAHPGEHMLTYELTQYALREPGFEHLARRQYVMYQDTYADLIEQLRLSMRFELTVPVPVLARYLAAMTDGLTLNFLVLGDDAAWTNILDTITDHVAGLVREEVTTPNP, from the coding sequence ATGGCACGCCTGCCGTCGGCCGAGCGGCGCAGACAGCTCACCGAGGCCGCGATCCGCGCGATGACCCGGGACGGCGTCCCCAGAACGACGACCCGGTCCATCGCGGCCGAGGCGGGCGTGTCACTGAGCGTCTTCCACTACTGCTTCGAGTCGAAGCAGGAACTGCTCGAGTCCGTCATCACCACCATCACCGGGCACTACGTCACGCTGGTACGGGAAGCGCTCCGGCCCCGGGACACGCTCAGGGAGACCGTCCGGGCCGGTTTCCAGGCCTACTGGGACCATGTCTCCGCCCACCCGGGCGAACACATGCTGACCTACGAACTCACCCAGTACGCCCTGCGCGAGCCCGGCTTCGAACACCTGGCCCGGCGGCAGTACGTGATGTACCAGGACACCTACGCCGACCTGATCGAGCAGCTGAGGCTGTCGATGCGATTCGAACTGACGGTTCCCGTCCCGGTCCTGGCCCGCTACCTCGCCGCCATGACCGACGGCCTCACCCTGAACTTCCTGGTCCTGGGCGACGACGCGGCCTGGACGAACATCCTGGACACGATCACGGACCATGTGGCGGGGCTCGTACGGGAAGAGGTCACCACGCCCAACCCCTAG